The Haloimpatiens massiliensis genome includes a window with the following:
- a CDS encoding ATP synthase subunit C, protein MYILLVITFLVVIGTITYGVVENLKGNLEGKKKVKKALKINLGAFIPVMSGSIVFMIPNIVQAAGQSTANSSTGMGYIAAALCTGLATIGAGYAVGAVGSSALGAVSEDSKILGKTLIFVGLAEGIAIYGLIISIMILMKL, encoded by the coding sequence ATGTATATTTTATTAGTAATAACATTTTTAGTTGTAATAGGAACTATAACTTATGGAGTAGTAGAAAATTTAAAGGGAAATTTAGAGGGTAAAAAAAAGGTGAAAAAAGCTTTAAAAATAAATTTAGGTGCTTTTATTCCCGTAATGAGTGGATCTATAGTCTTTATGATACCTAATATAGTACAAGCAGCAGGACAAAGTACAGCTAATTCCTCAACAGGTATGGGATATATAGCAGCCGCCCTATGTACTGGACTCGCAACTATAGGAGCAGGTTATGCGGTAGGAGCTGTTGGCTCTTCAGCACTAGGAGCAGTTTCAGAGGATTCTAAAATTTTAGGTAAAACTCTTATATTTGTAGGACTTGCTGAAGGGATTGCTATATATGGACTTATAATTTCTATAATGATATTAATGAAATTATAA
- a CDS encoding V-type ATP synthase subunit I — protein sequence MAIEKMIMLNIVGPKSYLNEVAKRVVLLGSIHPVNAIEEIDTTDFTFPTTEDNIKALEDVCYIRPYSEEDDYGNLRKKIKGFEKIYEGVEKASLKKEELLYSMDDIESLACELEEKISPKYNVLKELRSKKIQLQQKIEHFKYIKNLDIDIKELYELDNFDFKIIKIQNENIPKLKYNYENIPSIVLKIYSHLEYCAYMVFTPKSLYIESERIFKALSGEIIEVTGELRGTPSEILKGLEEKLKTIDENISIEGHEVKEILKQNNKKLLILQKSFELEMKGRKIKSHTGVTEEFFYLCGWMPLSSLKNFKNTLKDLENKLIVIKKNSNEINPNLIPPTKLKNNKITKPFESMVNMYGIPSYKEIDPTGFLAVTYMIMFGIMFGDLGQGLIFVMAGILLKYKKSKVNFGGVLTRIGISSCIFGTLYGSFFGFENVIPAILGRPMENINKVLTYAIGFGCVLLLGGYVFNFINCYKRKDIKEGIFGSNGLAGLVFYICFIGFIFTKFTKSKIQMPVIVWIIIFITLIAVILFKEPLSNLVVGKKPLYSESKGDYYIESGFGILEVFLSMLSNTLSFIRVGAFAINHAGLFLAFSAIASMMNNGFGSILMYVLGNLVIIGLEGLIVFIQGLRLEYYELFSKYYEGGGISYSPVNINLL from the coding sequence TTGGCAATAGAAAAAATGATCATGTTAAATATAGTAGGTCCTAAATCCTATTTAAATGAAGTTGCTAAGAGAGTTGTATTATTAGGGTCTATACATCCCGTAAATGCTATAGAGGAAATAGATACAACGGATTTTACGTTTCCTACAACGGAAGATAATATAAAAGCTTTGGAAGACGTATGTTATATAAGACCATATAGCGAAGAAGATGATTATGGTAATTTAAGAAAAAAAATAAAAGGTTTTGAAAAAATATATGAGGGTGTAGAAAAGGCATCTTTAAAAAAGGAAGAATTATTGTATTCTATGGATGATATAGAATCACTTGCTTGTGAGTTAGAAGAAAAAATAAGTCCCAAGTATAATGTATTAAAAGAATTGAGGAGTAAAAAAATACAGCTGCAACAAAAAATAGAACATTTTAAATATATTAAAAATTTGGATATAGATATTAAAGAACTTTACGAACTTGACAATTTTGATTTTAAAATAATAAAAATTCAAAATGAAAATATACCGAAACTTAAATATAATTATGAAAATATACCTTCAATAGTTTTAAAAATATACTCTCATTTAGAGTATTGTGCGTATATGGTTTTTACTCCAAAATCGCTATATATAGAATCGGAAAGGATATTTAAGGCGTTAAGTGGTGAAATAATAGAAGTAACAGGAGAACTTAGGGGGACTCCAAGTGAAATTTTAAAAGGTTTAGAAGAAAAGCTTAAGACAATAGATGAAAACATATCTATTGAGGGACATGAAGTTAAGGAGATTTTGAAACAAAATAATAAGAAACTTTTAATATTACAGAAAAGTTTTGAATTAGAGATGAAGGGAAGAAAAATTAAAAGTCATACAGGGGTAACAGAAGAATTTTTTTATTTATGCGGATGGATGCCTCTAAGTTCTTTAAAGAATTTTAAAAATACATTAAAGGATTTAGAAAATAAATTAATAGTAATAAAAAAGAATTCAAATGAAATAAATCCTAATCTGATACCACCTACAAAGCTTAAAAATAATAAAATTACAAAACCTTTTGAATCAATGGTAAATATGTATGGGATACCGTCTTATAAAGAAATAGATCCTACAGGATTCTTAGCTGTAACATATATGATAATGTTTGGAATAATGTTTGGTGATTTAGGGCAGGGATTAATATTTGTAATGGCAGGAATTTTATTAAAGTATAAAAAGTCTAAAGTTAATTTTGGAGGAGTTTTAACTAGAATAGGTATAAGTTCTTGTATATTTGGAACTTTATATGGAAGTTTTTTTGGATTTGAAAATGTGATACCAGCAATATTAGGAAGGCCTATGGAAAATATAAATAAGGTATTAACATATGCTATAGGGTTTGGATGTGTATTGTTACTAGGAGGGTATGTATTTAATTTTATAAATTGTTATAAAAGAAAGGATATAAAAGAAGGAATATTTGGAAGCAATGGTTTAGCAGGCCTTGTATTTTATATATGCTTTATAGGATTTATATTTACAAAGTTTACAAAGTCTAAAATCCAAATGCCAGTTATAGTTTGGATAATAATATTTATAACATTAATAGCTGTTATATTGTTTAAGGAACCTTTGTCAAACTTAGTTGTAGGTAAAAAGCCTTTATATAGTGAGAGTAAGGGAGATTACTATATAGAAAGTGGCTTTGGAATATTAGAAGTGTTTTTAAGTATGTTGTCAAATACTCTATCCTTTATAAGAGTTGGAGCATTTGCTATAAATCATGCGGGATTATTTTTAGCTTTTTCAGCCATAGCATCTATGATGAATAATGGATTTGGGAGCATTTTAATGTATGTTCTAGGCAATTTGGTAATAATTGGACTTGAGGGGCTTATAGTATTTATACAAGGATTAAGACTAGAGTACTATGAACTTTTTAGTAAATATTATGAAGGAGGAGGAATTAGTTATTCTCCAGTTAATATAAATTTACTTTAA
- a CDS encoding V-type ATPase subunit, with protein sequence MSSVIRYSAINTKIRALEGKMLTDKQYIELMECKSYKEAILYLKNETFYAEAFKGYDAEKINRGFLEFILKRNCINGFTKLSNYLVGDYKKFLKIFLMRFEIEDLKVIIRGKYIGKRSEKIKEHLIYKGRLNYVDYEKIIDSKSVEEVVQRLKDTPYYNYLSPVVSYVKGEGLFRIEMALDFVYFSSIRKFVDKIPKEDRREIKKIIGIEADLLNLQWIFRGKIYYNLPPEILFNYTIYDGYKLKSSDIKELCYVKDEEQFYEVLNKFKYKNIFIKGENEYLMEKEIIAYLKGVFQKSKRENKLNIGFMLAYIKLMIIEVRNIISIVENKRYNIQNEEALKYVSITY encoded by the coding sequence ATGAGTAGTGTAATAAGGTATTCTGCAATTAATACAAAGATAAGGGCGTTAGAAGGTAAAATGCTAACAGATAAACAGTATATAGAACTTATGGAATGTAAATCTTATAAAGAAGCTATTTTGTATTTGAAAAATGAAACTTTCTATGCTGAAGCCTTTAAGGGATATGATGCAGAAAAAATAAATAGAGGATTTTTAGAGTTTATTTTAAAAAGAAATTGTATAAATGGATTTACAAAGTTAAGCAATTATTTGGTAGGTGATTATAAAAAGTTTCTAAAAATCTTTCTTATGAGGTTTGAAATTGAAGATTTAAAAGTAATTATAAGAGGAAAATACATAGGAAAAAGATCAGAGAAAATAAAAGAGCACTTAATATACAAAGGACGTTTGAACTATGTGGATTATGAAAAAATCATAGACTCTAAGAGTGTAGAAGAGGTGGTTCAAAGACTTAAAGATACTCCGTATTATAATTATTTATCTCCAGTTGTATCATATGTAAAGGGTGAGGGGCTATTCAGAATAGAAATGGCATTGGATTTTGTTTATTTTAGTTCCATAAGAAAATTTGTAGACAAAATTCCTAAGGAGGATAGAAGAGAAATTAAAAAAATAATAGGTATAGAAGCGGATCTTTTAAATCTACAGTGGATATTTAGAGGAAAAATATACTACAATCTTCCTCCAGAGATTCTTTTTAACTATACTATTTATGATGGATACAAGCTTAAATCATCAGATATAAAAGAGCTTTGCTATGTAAAAGATGAAGAACAATTCTATGAGGTTTTAAATAAATTTAAATACAAAAATATTTTTATAAAGGGGGAGAATGAATATTTAATGGAAAAGGAAATAATAGCCTACCTTAAAGGTGTTTTTCAAAAAAGCAAGAGAGAGAACAAATTAAATATAGGTTTTATGTTGGCATATATAAAACTTATGATAATAGAAGTTAGGAATATTATATCTATAGTTGAAAATAAAAGATATAATATTCAAAATGAGGAAGCATTAAAATATGTAAGTATTACTTATTAG
- a CDS encoding uroporphyrinogen decarboxylase family protein, with product MERYIKPDQMTPKERTDAFAKGQEIDRIPCMPQMGVTMANLMGITTHEYYHSAERMAELEVFLFEKIRPDSVGVGTTLRGVAEAMGSKIGYPSNGISYLEEPILKDIRDAHNLSPADPYKDGKLPLCLKALKIVIDKIGHLVDVGSDIAGPFSAAAAVVGTENLLKGMIKYPDKVHTLLEVVTETNLRIVEAFAQYGVGLCMSDPVASTSLISAKQFKEFAMPYQKKCVDKMKELTGKGTTIHICGKSREIWEPILETGITTFSLDNAEDMEEAKNVMGDRVCIVGNVKPVDTMRNGTIEDVMMEAKECIRKSYDSKMGYILSTGCQIPMGTPIENIQALMDAARIYGRCPIDYEILK from the coding sequence ATGGAGAGATATATAAAACCAGATCAGATGACACCTAAGGAAAGAACAGATGCTTTTGCTAAAGGACAAGAAATAGATAGAATTCCTTGCATGCCTCAAATGGGGGTAACTATGGCTAATTTAATGGGTATAACTACTCATGAATATTATCATTCTGCAGAGAGAATGGCTGAGTTAGAAGTATTTCTATTTGAAAAAATAAGACCAGATAGTGTTGGCGTAGGAACTACTTTAAGAGGTGTGGCTGAGGCTATGGGAAGTAAAATAGGTTATCCTTCTAATGGAATTTCATATCTAGAGGAACCTATACTTAAAGATATACGGGATGCACATAATTTATCGCCAGCAGATCCATATAAAGATGGAAAATTACCACTTTGTTTGAAGGCATTAAAAATAGTTATTGATAAAATAGGACATTTGGTAGATGTGGGTAGTGACATAGCAGGGCCTTTTAGTGCAGCAGCTGCGGTAGTAGGTACAGAAAATTTATTAAAAGGAATGATAAAGTATCCAGACAAGGTGCACACATTATTAGAGGTAGTCACAGAAACAAATTTAAGAATAGTTGAAGCGTTTGCTCAGTATGGGGTAGGATTATGTATGTCTGATCCAGTGGCATCTACAAGTTTAATAAGCGCAAAGCAATTCAAAGAATTTGCTATGCCTTACCAAAAGAAATGCGTGGACAAGATGAAAGAGCTTACAGGAAAAGGAACTACTATCCACATATGCGGGAAAAGTAGGGAAATATGGGAACCCATTTTGGAAACTGGAATTACTACATTTAGCTTGGATAATGCTGAAGATATGGAAGAGGCTAAAAATGTTATGGGAGATAGAGTTTGTATAGTAGGAAATGTAAAGCCTGTTGATACCATGCGAAATGGAACTATTGAAGATGTAATGATGGAAGCTAAAGAATGCATAAGAAAATCCTATGATAGTAAAATGGGGTATATATTGAGTACAGGATGCCAAATACCTATGGGTACACCTATAGAAAATATACAGGCGCTTATGGATGCTGCTAGGATTTATGGAAGATGCCCTATAGATTATGAGATTTTAAAATAG
- a CDS encoding FUSC family protein yields MSRIGMRTIKTALSVFLCIITLNLLNIHYPFYACIAAVISMQSSVSDSFITGKNRMIGTSIGALIGLIFALIRPENSILTGIGIIAVIYFCNVLNKKSSITIACIVFLAIMTNMKGQDPFIYSVTRLLETFIGIAIAVLVNYLIAPPDYLNKIYSHCNTLMDDIFFFSKGLIKNTSDLNILKLQREIDNLEDSLKTYLNEIKLQKIDNIKVDNIKKILNICNNAYIHLFTIDRLRRNCKLDFDNASKYKELFEEEVNCNKKCLSTNLDLTFNYHVNKLLTLLEELNKINIVKD; encoded by the coding sequence ATGTCAAGAATAGGTATGCGTACAATTAAAACAGCATTGTCTGTTTTTTTATGTATAATAACACTAAATTTACTGAACATACATTACCCTTTTTATGCGTGTATTGCTGCTGTAATAAGTATGCAGAGTTCAGTTTCTGATTCATTTATAACAGGTAAAAATAGAATGATAGGTACTTCCATAGGTGCTCTTATAGGTCTTATTTTTGCTCTTATACGTCCAGAAAATTCTATCTTAACTGGAATTGGCATAATTGCAGTTATTTATTTTTGTAATGTACTTAATAAAAAAAGTTCTATAACTATTGCTTGTATAGTTTTTCTAGCTATCATGACTAATATGAAAGGTCAAGATCCTTTTATATACAGTGTAACTAGACTCTTAGAAACCTTTATAGGTATTGCCATTGCTGTACTAGTAAACTATCTAATTGCACCGCCAGATTATTTAAATAAAATATATTCTCACTGCAATACACTTATGGATGATATATTTTTCTTTTCTAAAGGCTTGATTAAAAATACATCTGATTTAAATATACTTAAGCTTCAAAGGGAAATAGATAACTTAGAAGACTCTCTTAAAACTTACTTAAATGAAATTAAACTTCAAAAGATAGATAATATAAAAGTGGATAACATAAAAAAGATATTAAACATCTGCAACAATGCTTATATTCATTTATTTACTATAGATAGATTAAGAAGGAATTGTAAATTAGACTTTGATAACGCATCTAAATATAAAGAACTATTTGAGGAAGAAGTAAATTGTAATAAAAAATGTTTATCAACAAACTTGGACCTCACATTTAACTATCATGTAAATAAACTTTTAACTCTTTTAGAAGAACTAAATAAAATCAATATCGTAAAAGATTAA
- a CDS encoding dicarboxylate/amino acid:cation symporter: MQKKKKLNLSTKILLFMLLGALLGLISNKEISILPYKYYEILETYIFSPIGKMFINSIKMLVVPMVFVSLVNGVAQIGDLKKLGRVGVKTISIYIITTAIAITIGLILALLIKPGSNSTLSIANLNFKAQNSIPFIDIIVNMIPTNPLKSMTEDNMLQIIVFSILLGVSLTSINKDKSKTILNFFDALNDCILKIIEFIMKTAPVGVFCLIAKVIATLGLSSIINLALYMLTILLALFLHLTLVYTGILTFIAKLNPIIFFKKFWSVMTLAFSTSSSNATLPVNMDVVEKKLGVSKSILGFTLPLGATINMDGTAIMQGVATIFIAQLFNINISLSQLVTVVLTATLASIGTAGVPGVGMITLSMVLQSIGLPVEGIAMIIGVDRILDMCRTVVNITGDAIVTLCVAKSENELDAEIFYKTEETQLNFSE; this comes from the coding sequence ATGCAAAAGAAAAAAAAGCTTAACTTATCAACAAAAATTTTATTATTTATGCTTTTAGGAGCACTTTTAGGCCTTATTTCTAATAAGGAAATATCCATATTACCATATAAATATTATGAAATTTTAGAAACATATATTTTCTCACCAATAGGTAAAATGTTTATAAATTCTATAAAAATGCTGGTAGTTCCTATGGTATTTGTATCTTTAGTTAACGGGGTCGCTCAGATTGGAGATCTAAAAAAACTAGGTCGTGTTGGAGTGAAAACCATAAGTATTTACATTATCACCACTGCCATAGCTATAACTATAGGTTTAATCTTGGCTCTTCTTATTAAACCTGGTTCTAATAGCACTTTATCTATAGCAAATTTAAATTTCAAAGCACAAAATTCAATACCTTTCATTGATATAATCGTAAATATGATTCCCACTAACCCTCTTAAATCTATGACAGAAGATAACATGCTGCAAATCATAGTATTTAGCATACTTTTAGGCGTTTCTCTTACAAGTATAAACAAAGACAAGTCCAAAACTATTTTAAACTTTTTTGATGCACTTAACGACTGTATTCTAAAAATCATAGAATTTATAATGAAAACAGCACCTGTTGGAGTTTTTTGCCTTATAGCAAAGGTTATAGCTACTTTAGGATTAAGCTCCATTATAAATTTAGCCCTTTATATGTTAACTATCCTATTAGCATTATTTTTACATCTAACATTAGTCTATACAGGTATATTAACTTTCATTGCAAAATTAAATCCTATAATATTTTTCAAAAAGTTTTGGTCCGTTATGACCTTAGCCTTTAGCACGTCTAGTTCAAACGCCACTTTACCTGTAAACATGGATGTTGTTGAAAAGAAACTAGGTGTTAGCAAAAGTATATTAGGTTTTACCCTTCCATTAGGCGCTACCATTAATATGGACGGTACTGCCATAATGCAAGGTGTAGCCACTATATTCATAGCTCAACTTTTCAATATTAATATTTCACTTTCTCAACTTGTCACTGTTGTACTTACAGCTACATTAGCATCTATCGGTACTGCAGGAGTTCCTGGAGTAGGCATGATAACTCTCTCTATGGTACTTCAATCCATAGGACTTCCAGTAGAAGGAATAGCCATGATAATAGGAGTAGACCGCATCCTCGATATGTGTCGTACCGTTGTTAATATAACTGGAGATGCCATAGTTACCTTATGTGTTGCTAAATCAGAAAATGAACTAGATGCAGAAATCTTTTACAAAACTGAAGAAACTCAACTTAATTTTAGTGAATAA
- a CDS encoding GNAT family N-acetyltransferase, producing MEIKNEIIILRDFIKQDIEDRIYWETVETEWQLWDAPWEYEGGEEIFNPEKYREEKFAWIEKDKDNSRIRSVFQICINNKEKSHIGWCSWYYIDDSYEYTRKQGKCTIGIDIPSLSARHKGYATSAWVLFIQYLISKGIEDIYTQTWSGNKRLIGLATKLGFEECHRKIAFRKVRGEMYDGLTFRLNMNKFFRYINSAK from the coding sequence ATGGAAATTAAAAATGAAATTATTATTTTGCGGGATTTTATTAAACAGGATATAGAGGATAGAATCTATTGGGAAACGGTAGAAACTGAATGGCAACTATGGGATGCTCCATGGGAATATGAAGGGGGAGAGGAAATATTTAATCCTGAAAAGTATCGTGAGGAAAAATTTGCATGGATTGAAAAAGATAAGGATAACAGTAGAATACGAAGTGTATTCCAAATTTGTATAAATAACAAAGAAAAATCTCATATTGGCTGGTGCAGTTGGTATTATATTGATGATAGTTATGAATACACAAGAAAACAGGGGAAATGTACAATTGGAATTGATATACCATCACTTTCCGCGAGACATAAAGGCTATGCTACATCTGCATGGGTCCTCTTTATACAATATTTGATATCAAAAGGAATTGAAGATATATATACTCAAACTTGGTCAGGCAATAAGAGATTGATAGGTCTTGCAACAAAGCTGGGATTCGAAGAATGTCATCGTAAAATTGCATTTAGGAAAGTGCGAGGAGAAATGTATGATGGATTGACTTTTAGATTAAACATGAATAAATTTTTTAGATATATAAATTCAGCGAAGTGA
- a CDS encoding sugar O-acetyltransferase, protein MKSEKEKMLAGDLYNAGDEQLVKERDYARSLTFEFNHTKPSEKEIRQEIIKKLINTKGLFHIEAPFNCDYGYNIKVGENFFANFGCTILDVNRVEIGDNVLLAPNVQIYTAAHPVDPIERLNGKECAKPIVIGNNVWVGGGTIICPGVKIGDNVTIGAGSVVTKDIPDNVIAVGNPCKVIKSI, encoded by the coding sequence ATGAAAAGTGAAAAAGAAAAAATGTTAGCAGGAGATTTATATAATGCTGGTGATGAACAACTGGTTAAGGAAAGAGATTACGCAAGAAGTTTAACTTTTGAGTTTAATCATACAAAACCAAGTGAAAAAGAGATAAGACAGGAAATTATAAAGAAACTGATTAATACAAAAGGTTTATTTCATATCGAAGCACCATTTAATTGTGATTACGGCTATAATATTAAGGTTGGTGAAAATTTTTTCGCTAACTTTGGTTGTACTATACTCGATGTAAATAGGGTTGAAATTGGTGATAATGTACTTTTAGCACCAAATGTTCAAATCTATACTGCTGCTCATCCTGTTGATCCTATTGAGAGACTCAATGGAAAAGAATGTGCAAAACCCATTGTCATAGGAAATAATGTTTGGGTTGGTGGTGGAACAATAATATGCCCAGGAGTTAAAATTGGAGATAATGTAACTATAGGAGCAGGAAGTGTTGTTACTAAAGATATACCTGATAATGTAATTGCTGTAGGAAATCCATGCAAGGTTATTAAAAGTATATAG